A genomic segment from Aegilops tauschii subsp. strangulata cultivar AL8/78 chromosome 1, Aet v6.0, whole genome shotgun sequence encodes:
- the LOC109783347 gene encoding uncharacterized protein, which translates to MRMAAGRACGAWSAQRMLLPRQRVDFIRLCPGVAAAATVRFGARRALGSRVILCLASGGGRPRDDDGEFEPADSPLDSDGRKLDEGMATLWRRIREVEAASADEEDEEDPEYEGGVDVFAPPAEWTELERRHYVLYVAALREALGGLFALLARERPAFGAAVVALVLLSVPASVLHVSAELIRAVYSILAAVHNGTI; encoded by the coding sequence ATGCGCATGGCAGCGGGAAGAGCCTGTGGCGCTTGGAGCGCGCAGCGCATGCTGCTCCCCCGCCAGCGCGTCGACTTCATCCGGCTGTGTCCCGGCGTCGCCGCCGCGGCGACGGTACGGTTCGGCGCTCGCCGCGCCCTCGGGAGCAGAGTGATCCTCTGCCTCGCGTCGGGAGGCGGTCGTCCGCGGGACGACGACGGCGAGTTCGAGCCCGCGGACTCGCCGTTGGATTCGGACGGGCGGAAGCTCGACGAGGGCATGGCTACGCTGTGGCGGCGCATCCGCGAGGTGGAGGCGGCATCAGCagacgaggaggacgaggaagATCCAGAGTACGAGGGTGGCGTCGACGTCTTCGCGCCCCCGGCTGAGTGGACGGAGCTGGAGCGTCGGCATTACGTGCTGTACGTTGCCGCCCTGCGCGAGGCACTCGGCGGCCTGTTCGCATTGCTGGCGCGCGAGCGGCCGGCGTTCGGCGCGGCGGTCGTGGCGCTGGTGCTGCTCAGCGTGCCGGCCTCGGTGCTCCACGTCTCCGCGGAGCTGATCCGGGCCGTGTACTCCATCTTGGCCGCCGTGCACAACGGTACAATATAG